A single region of the Armatimonadota bacterium genome encodes:
- the thiD gene encoding bifunctional hydroxymethylpyrimidine kinase/phosphomethylpyrimidine kinase — MTDKAAARVLTIAGSDPSAGAGIQADLRVFERLGCYGMTVVTAVTAQNTVGVQKIHKVPPRIIAAQIDSVMRDVGADACKIGMLYTQQAVDVVSERIDRREISNVVLDPVIAAKDGTRLLSGKGIERMKRRLIRRCLVVTPNAVEAGILSGVEVRSVTELREAAGVIHGYGCGYVLAKGGHLDGEATDVLFDGKEFVELPALRIEGPPMHGTGCAFSAALAARIALGDDVPAAARFAKGFVADLIKSAVNIGRGSRLWRMH; from the coding sequence ATGACTGACAAAGCGGCGGCCAGGGTCTTGACGATCGCGGGTTCGGATCCGAGCGCGGGGGCCGGCATCCAGGCCGACCTGCGGGTCTTCGAGCGGCTGGGATGCTACGGCATGACGGTCGTGACCGCCGTTACGGCGCAGAATACCGTCGGGGTGCAGAAGATCCACAAGGTGCCGCCGAGGATCATCGCCGCTCAGATCGACTCGGTGATGCGCGACGTGGGCGCGGACGCCTGCAAGATCGGCATGCTCTACACTCAGCAGGCGGTGGATGTCGTGTCGGAACGCATTGACCGGCGCGAGATATCGAACGTCGTGCTCGACCCCGTGATCGCCGCGAAGGACGGCACACGTCTTCTCTCCGGCAAGGGGATTGAGCGGATGAAGCGCCGGCTGATCCGGCGGTGTCTCGTCGTGACGCCGAACGCAGTCGAGGCCGGCATCCTGTCGGGCGTGGAGGTGCGGTCGGTGACGGAGCTCAGGGAAGCCGCCGGGGTGATACACGGCTACGGATGCGGGTACGTCCTTGCGAAAGGTGGGCATCTCGACGGAGAGGCGACGGACGTGCTTTTCGACGGCAAGGAGTTCGTCGAACTCCCGGCGCTCCGCATCGAAGGCCCGCCGATGCACGGGACCGGATGCGCGTTCTCAGCGGCGCTGGCGGCGCGCATAGCACTGGGCGACGATGTGCCGGCTGCTGCCCGGTTCGCGAAAGGCTTCGTGGCGGACCTCATCAAGTCCGCCGTCAACATCGGCAGAGGCAGCCGTCTGTGGCGTATGCATTGA
- a CDS encoding CTP synthase, producing the protein MTKFIFVTGGVVSSIGKGITAASLGRLLKNRGFKVTMQKLDPYINVDAGTMNPFQHGEVFVTNDGAETDLDLGHYERFVDVELTRESNVTTGTIYGAVIEKERRGDYLGGTVQVIPHITDEIKLRIRRCAADASADVAVVEIGGTVGDIEGLPFLEAIRQFKKDVGAENVLYIHVTLIPFVGPWGEVKTKPTQHSVIKLREIGIHPDILVCRSKLPLSDDMKEKISLFCDVEKEAVIEALDTECIYDIPLKFESLGMAELVVQRLRLEDGHPDLSEWESIVDMIKKPKRKTTVAVVGKYVANGDAYISIGEAVKHGGVANNAGINIKWIDSEDIEEQGPDALLGDANGIIVAGGFGGRGVEGKIAAVKYAREKQIPFLGLCYGLQMAVIEYARHVCGLDCANTEEVCPDGPHSVIHLLPEQEGVRAKGGTMRLGVYPCRITEGTLAWKLYADELVYERHRHRFEVNNAYREQLSGAGLTFSGLSPDNRLVEVIEIADHPYFIATQFHPEFKSRPNRAHPLFAGLVKSALQCKRS; encoded by the coding sequence ATGACAAAGTTCATTTTCGTGACGGGGGGCGTAGTTTCGTCAATCGGCAAGGGGATCACGGCCGCGTCGCTCGGGAGGCTGTTGAAGAACCGCGGCTTCAAGGTGACGATGCAGAAACTCGATCCTTACATCAACGTGGACGCGGGAACGATGAATCCGTTCCAGCACGGCGAGGTGTTCGTCACCAACGACGGGGCCGAGACCGATCTGGACCTCGGGCATTACGAGCGATTCGTGGACGTCGAACTCACCCGCGAGTCGAACGTGACTACCGGCACGATCTACGGCGCCGTCATCGAGAAGGAGCGTCGGGGCGACTACCTCGGCGGAACCGTGCAGGTGATCCCCCACATCACCGACGAGATCAAGCTGAGGATTCGCAGGTGCGCCGCCGATGCCAGTGCGGATGTGGCCGTCGTCGAGATAGGGGGCACCGTCGGCGACATCGAGGGCCTGCCTTTCCTCGAGGCGATCCGCCAGTTCAAGAAGGATGTCGGAGCCGAGAACGTGCTCTACATCCACGTTACCCTCATACCCTTCGTCGGCCCGTGGGGCGAGGTCAAGACCAAGCCGACCCAGCACAGCGTCATCAAGCTGCGCGAAATCGGCATCCACCCCGATATCCTCGTGTGTCGCTCGAAGCTCCCGCTTAGCGACGACATGAAGGAGAAGATATCGCTCTTCTGCGACGTCGAGAAGGAAGCGGTCATCGAAGCGCTCGACACGGAGTGCATCTACGATATCCCCCTCAAATTCGAATCGCTTGGGATGGCGGAACTAGTCGTCCAGAGGCTGCGCCTGGAGGACGGCCATCCCGACCTGAGCGAGTGGGAGAGCATCGTAGACATGATCAAGAAGCCCAAGCGCAAGACGACGGTCGCCGTCGTCGGCAAGTACGTCGCGAACGGCGATGCCTACATCAGCATCGGCGAGGCGGTCAAGCACGGCGGCGTGGCAAACAACGCCGGCATCAACATCAAGTGGATTGATTCCGAGGACATTGAAGAGCAGGGGCCTGACGCGCTTCTAGGCGACGCGAACGGCATCATCGTCGCCGGCGGATTCGGCGGCCGCGGCGTCGAGGGCAAGATCGCGGCGGTGAAGTACGCGCGCGAGAAGCAGATCCCCTTCCTCGGTCTCTGCTACGGGCTCCAGATGGCCGTGATCGAGTACGCGAGGCACGTGTGCGGACTCGACTGCGCGAACACCGAGGAGGTGTGCCCGGACGGTCCTCACTCCGTCATCCATCTGCTCCCGGAGCAGGAGGGAGTCAGGGCGAAGGGCGGCACGATGCGCCTCGGCGTCTACCCGTGCCGGATCACCGAGGGCACCCTCGCCTGGAAGCTCTACGCCGACGAACTCGTCTACGAGCGCCACCGTCACCGGTTCGAGGTGAACAACGCTTACCGCGAGCAGTTGTCGGGGGCGGGGCTCACATTTTCCGGCCTCTCGCCGGACAACCGCCTGGTGGAGGTGATTGAGATCGCCGATCACCCCTACTTCATCGCGACCCAGTTTCACCCGGAGTTCAAGTCGCGTCCGAACCGCGCGCACCCGCTCTTCGCCGGCCTGGTGAAATCCGCTCTGCAGTGCAAGAGGTCGTAG
- a CDS encoding AEC family transporter, translating into MSIIGTVLSIFLLLFAGYAIKKVRIMKPDDAEILNTVVLYLTLPAFIFQAIYGYRGQLSLEIAKVPVFGFLAMLGVMLLAWLIGRALRLDKCMIGGLIVVSAFGNTGFLGFPVVQAAFRDKGALVTAVMYDELAMAFPLYTLGLFVTALFSGEKLSREFMLRVFKLPSMWAIPLALILRPHPLPHPLLDAIRYLSDGTIPVVMISLGLSLSASRIKGYAVPVLVACLLKMAVLPFLTHHTMALVGVRDTMHQVTVLESAMPPAMMSAVIAGRFGRCGGFATSAIFVATLLSLLTIPLTLVILGVG; encoded by the coding sequence TTGTCTATCATAGGCACCGTCCTCTCCATATTCCTGCTGCTGTTCGCCGGCTATGCGATCAAGAAGGTCCGCATCATGAAGCCGGACGATGCGGAGATACTGAACACGGTCGTGTTGTATCTCACGCTGCCGGCGTTCATCTTCCAGGCGATCTATGGGTATCGCGGCCAACTCTCACTCGAGATAGCCAAGGTGCCGGTGTTCGGCTTTCTGGCGATGCTGGGTGTGATGCTCCTCGCGTGGCTGATCGGGCGGGCGCTTCGCCTTGACAAGTGCATGATCGGCGGGTTGATCGTCGTCAGCGCGTTCGGGAACACGGGGTTTCTGGGGTTTCCCGTCGTTCAGGCTGCGTTTCGCGACAAGGGGGCGCTCGTGACCGCCGTGATGTACGACGAACTGGCGATGGCCTTTCCACTGTACACGCTCGGCCTGTTCGTGACCGCTCTGTTCAGCGGGGAGAAGCTGAGCAGGGAGTTCATGCTGCGCGTCTTCAAGCTGCCGAGCATGTGGGCGATTCCGCTCGCGCTTATCCTGAGGCCGCATCCGCTTCCCCATCCGCTGCTCGACGCGATTCGGTACCTGTCGGACGGCACGATTCCCGTCGTGATGATCTCGCTCGGCCTGTCTCTGAGCGCGAGCAGGATCAAGGGGTATGCCGTCCCGGTGCTCGTCGCGTGCCTGTTGAAGATGGCGGTCCTGCCCTTCCTGACGCATCACACGATGGCTCTCGTCGGCGTGCGGGACACCATGCACCAGGTGACGGTGCTGGAGTCCGCAATGCCCCCGGCCATGATGTCGGCGGTGATCGCGGGGCGTTTCGGCAGGTGCGGCGGGTTCGCCACCAGCGCGATCTTCGTCGCCACCCTGCTCAGCCTCCTGACGATCCCGCTGACCCTTGTGATTCTCGGAGTAGGCTAG
- a CDS encoding HAD-IIA family hydrolase — MAVRTFVFDLDGVVYRGEQPLPGAADTIRSLRQLGHQVFFFTNNSSKSRPFYQEKLQRMDIPADVEHIMTAGYAAALYLLETGAKGASVLAIGEFGLLGELEAAGMELTDEEPVDYVVVGIDRKFNYDTLVKAQHAILHGARFIATNPDTTYPLEGGRIVPGNGALVAAIQAASGVEPIMIGKPETPAMHEILELAHATAADTVVVGDRLDTDIQAGNRIGATTVLVLTGITTQAEAEAAQGDSKPHFVIERLPDLLNVLGIND; from the coding sequence TTGGCTGTCAGGACGTTCGTCTTCGACCTCGACGGAGTCGTCTACCGCGGGGAACAGCCTCTCCCGGGCGCGGCGGATACGATCCGGTCACTCCGGCAACTCGGCCATCAGGTCTTCTTCTTCACCAATAACTCCAGCAAGTCCCGACCGTTCTACCAGGAGAAGCTCCAGCGCATGGATATCCCCGCGGATGTCGAGCACATCATGACCGCGGGTTACGCTGCCGCGCTCTACCTTCTTGAGACCGGGGCGAAGGGGGCTTCCGTGCTCGCGATCGGGGAGTTCGGCCTGCTGGGCGAACTCGAAGCGGCCGGCATGGAGCTGACTGATGAGGAGCCGGTAGACTACGTCGTAGTCGGCATAGACCGCAAGTTCAACTACGACACGCTGGTCAAAGCCCAGCATGCGATCCTTCACGGCGCACGGTTCATCGCCACGAATCCCGACACGACCTATCCGCTCGAGGGCGGCCGCATCGTTCCCGGCAACGGGGCACTGGTAGCGGCGATTCAGGCGGCGTCCGGTGTAGAGCCGATCATGATCGGGAAGCCCGAGACGCCTGCGATGCACGAGATTCTCGAGCTGGCCCACGCGACTGCAGCGGATACGGTCGTCGTGGGCGACCGACTGGACACCGACATCCAAGCCGGCAACCGCATCGGCGCGACGACGGTGCTGGTGCTGACCGGTATCACCACGCAGGCGGAAGCCGAGGCAGCGCAAGGTGACTCCAAACCGCATTTCGTCATCGAGCGGTTGCCCGATCTGCTCAACGTCTTGGGGATAAATGACTGA